Proteins encoded within one genomic window of Oncorhynchus mykiss isolate Arlee chromosome 27, USDA_OmykA_1.1, whole genome shotgun sequence:
- the hsp47 gene encoding heat shock protein 47 precursor (The RefSeq protein has 3 substitutions compared to this genomic sequence) has protein sequence MWVTNVVVLCLLAVAAPGEDKKKLSSHATTMADKSANLAFSLYHTVAKEKGLDNILISPVVVASSLGMVALGGKASTASQVKSVLSADALNDEHLHTGLSELLTEVSDPKTRNVTWKISNRLYGPSSVTFADNFVKSSKKHYNYDHSKINLRDKRSAVNSINEWAAKSTDGKLPEITKDVQNADGATIANAMFFKPHWDEKFHEKMVDNRGFLVTRSFTVSVPMMHRTGLYKFHDDTENKVFVLDMPLGQKQSSLVFIMPYHLEPLDRLEKLLTRKQLETWMGKMEERAVAISLPKVSMEVSHNLQKTLGELGLTDAVDKTKADLSNISGKKDLYLSNVFHASSMEWDIEGNPFDTSIFGSEKLRNPKLFYADHPFIFLVKDNKTNSILFIGRMVRPKGDKMRDEL, from the exons ATGTGGGTAACCAACGTTGTAGTTCTGTGCCTCCTGGCCGTTGCGGCCTCCGGAGAAGACAAGAAGAAGCTGAGCAGCCATGCCACCACCATGGCTGACAAGAGCGCCAACCTGGCCTTCAGCCTCTACCACACGGTGGCCAAGGAGAAGGGCCTTGACAACATCCTGATATCCCCTGTGGTGGTGGCCTCCTCCCTTGGCATGGTGGCTCTCGGGGGCAAGGCATCCACCGCTTCCCAGGTCAAGTCTGTCCTCAGTGCTGATGCCCTGAATGATGAGCACCTGCACACAGGCCTGTCAGAGCTCCTGACTGAGGTCAGCGACCCCAAGACCCGGAACGTCACATGGAAGATCAGTAACCGCCTCTACGGCCCCAGCTCGGTCACCTTCGCCGACAACTTTGTGAAGAGCAGCAAGAAGCACTACAACTATGACCACTCGAAGATCAACCTCAGGGACAAGAGGAGCGCAGTGAACTCCATCAACGAATGGGCGGCCAAGTCGACAGACGGCAAGCTGCCTGAGATCACCAAGGATGTGCAGAATGCTGACGGAGCAACAATCGCCAACGCTATGTTCTTCAAGC CTCACTGGGATGAGAAGTTCCATGAGAAGATGGTAGACAACCGTGGCTTCCTGGTGACCCGTTCATTCACAGTTTCTGTTCCCATGATGCATCGCACCG GTCTCTATAAGTTCCATGATGACACAGAGAACAGGTTGTTTGTGCTGGACATGCCACTGGGCCAGAAGCAGTCCAGCCTGGTGTTCATCATGCCCTATCACCTGGAACCCCTTGACAGGCTGGAGAAGCTGCTGACCCGCAAGCAGCTGGAAACCTGGATGGGCAAGATGGAGGAGAGGGCCGTGGCCATCTCTCTGCCCAAAGTCAGCATGGAGGTTAGCCACAACCTCCAG AAAACTCTTGGTGAACTTGGTCTGACCGACGCTGTGGACAAAACCAAGGCCGATCTGTCCAACATCTCCGGCAAGAAGGACCTGTACCTCTCCAACGTGTTCCACGCCTCTTCAATGGAGTGGGACATCGAGGGGAACCCCTTCGACACCAGCATCTTCGGAAGTGAGAAGCTGAGGAACCCCAAGTTGTTCTATGCTGACCATCCCTTCATCTTCCTGGTGAAGGACAACAAGACCAACTCCATCCTCTTCATCGGCAGAATGGTGCGACCCAAAGGAGACAAGATGCGTGACGAGTTGTAA
- the hsp47 gene encoding heat shock protein 47 isoform X1, which yields MWVTNVVVLCLLAVAASGEDKKKLSSHATTMADKSANLAFSLYHTVAKEKGLDNILISPVVVASSLGMVALGGKASTASQVKSVLSADALNDEHLHTGLSELLTEVSDPKTRNVTWKISNRLYGPSSVTFADNFVKSSKKHYNYDHSKINLRDKRSAVNSINEWAAKSTDGKLPEITKDVQNADGATIANAMFFKPHWDEKFHEKMVDNRGFLVTRSFTVSVPMMHRTGLYKFHDDTENRLFVLDMPLGQKQSSLVFIMPYHLEPLDRLEKLLTRKQLETWMGKMEERAVAISLPKVSMEVSHNLQKTLGELGLTDAVDKTKADLSNISGKKDLYLSNVFHASSMEWDIEGNPFDTSIFGSEKLRNPKLFYADHPFIFLVKDNKTNSILFIGRMVRPKGDKMRDEL from the exons ATGTGGGTAACCAACGTTGTAGTTCTGTGCCTCCTGGCCGTTGCGGCCTCCGGAGAAGACAAGAAGAAGCTGAGCAGCCATGCCACCACCATGGCTGACAAGAGCGCCAACCTGGCCTTCAGCCTCTACCACACGGTGGCCAAGGAGAAGGGCCTTGACAACATCCTGATATCCCCTGTGGTGGTGGCCTCCTCCCTTGGCATGGTGGCTCTCGGGGGCAAGGCATCCACCGCTTCCCAGGTCAAGTCTGTCCTCAGTGCTGATGCCCTGAATGATGAGCACCTGCACACAGGCCTGTCAGAGCTCCTGACTGAGGTCAGCGACCCCAAGACCCGGAACGTCACATGGAAGATCAGTAACCGCCTCTACGGCCCCAGCTCGGTCACCTTCGCCGACAACTTTGTGAAGAGCAGCAAGAAGCACTACAACTATGACCACTCGAAGATCAACCTCAGGGACAAGAGGAGCGCAGTGAACTCCATCAACGAATGGGCGGCCAAGTCGACAGACGGCAAGCTGCCTGAGATCACCAAGGATGTGCAGAATGCTGACGGAGCAACAATCGCCAACGCTATGTTCTTCAAGC CTCACTGGGATGAGAAGTTCCATGAGAAGATGGTAGACAACCGTGGCTTCCTGGTGACCCGTTCATTCACAGTTTCTGTTCCCATGATGCATCGCACCG GTCTCTATAAGTTCCATGATGACACAGAGAACAGGTTGTTTGTGCTGGACATGCCACTGGGCCAGAAGCAGTCCAGCCTGGTGTTCATCATGCCCTATCACCTGGAACCCCTTGACAGGCTGGAGAAGCTGCTGACCCGCAAGCAGCTGGAAACCTGGATGGGCAAGATGGAGGAGAGGGCCGTGGCCATCTCTCTGCCCAAAGTCAGCATGGAGGTTAGCCACAACCTCCAG AAAACTCTTGGTGAACTTGGTCTGACCGACGCTGTGGACAAAACCAAGGCCGATCTGTCCAACATCTCCGGCAAGAAGGACCTGTACCTCTCCAACGTGTTCCACGCCTCTTCAATGGAGTGGGACATCGAGGGGAACCCCTTCGACACCAGCATCTTCGGAAGTGAGAAGCTGAGGAACCCCAAGTTGTTCTATGCTGACCATCCCTTCATCTTCCTGGTGAAGGACAACAAGACCAACTCCATCCTCTTCATCGGCAGAATGGTGCGACCCAAAGGAGACAAGATGCGTGACGAGTTGTAA